In Streptomyces sp. Li-HN-5-11, the sequence GCTCATCCGCGACCACAGGTAGGGCAGCCGGAAGGCGAGGCGTCCCATGGCCACCGGGATCAGTCGCGACGCGTCCATGGAGCGGAAGACGACACCGCGCCTGCCAAGCGTGTCCACCGAGTACAGGCGTACGTTGGTCTCCGGAAAGGTGCCGAGATACGGCACCCCGGGCAGCCGGAACCACCCGACCCGGTGCATACGGAAGGCGACCAGCCCGACGTAGGTGACCCCGCCGAGCGTGTCGGGAAAGGTCCCGCGCGGAAGGTGCCCGGCCACCACCTCCGGTTCGACGGCCCAGTGGATGAAGCTGAGGTCGAGCCATCGCTGAGTGAGGAGGGGGAAGCCCATGGCGGTGGGGGCGTCGGGGGTGACCGGTTCGGGCTGCTGCACGAAGGCAGGATGGCAGACGCGCACACGGCCCAGCGGCCGTGTCGTCCAAGGAGCCGGAGCGCCGATCCGCGAAGGATGAGTGCATGGGGATTGTCCTGCCGACTCTTTTCGCAGTACTGGCCGCGACGAGCAACGCGCTCGCCACGGTGCTGCAGCGCCGGGCCGCGCTGACCGTGCCGCAGTCCCACGGGTTCCGCCCGGGTCTGATTCTCGACCTGCTGCGCCGGCCCGTCTGGCTGGCCGGGATGCTGACCGTGATCGCGGCCGGGGTGTGGCAGGCGATCGCGCTGGCGACCGGACCTCTGTCGCTCGTCCAGCCGCTGTTCGTCCTGGAACTGCCGCTCGCCCTGCTGTTCGCCGCGTTGATGGCACGCAGGCGGCCGCCGGCCGTCCTGCTGCTGGAACTGTCCGTGGTGGTCGCCGGGCTGGGGTTGGCGCTGCTGTCGGCCGCTCCGGCCGGCAACCGCACGCACGTGGCCATCGACCGCTGGCTTCCCGTGCTGGCCGCCTGCGCGGGTGCCGCCGTCGCCCTGACGGCGGTGGGGCTGAGCAGGCCGCCGGGGAGGTTCCGCGCCGCCTGTGTCGGTGCGGCCACCGCGATCTGCTTCGCCCTGACGGCCGGGCTGATGAAGACGTCCGTGCACATCCTCACCGACGAGGGCATCGGCGGGTTCCTCGCCTCGTGGCAGACGTACGCCTTCGGCGCGAGCGGTGTCTGCGCCGTGCTTCTCCTGGAACACGCCATGCAGGGCGGTCCCCTAATCGCTTCCCAGCCCGCCCTCACGCTCGGCGACGCCACTGTGAGCTTCCTGCTCGGCGTGCTGGTCTACGAGGAGCACGTGCGGGCCGGATGGTGGCTGCTGCCGCAGTTGCTCGGGATCGGGCTGATCGCCGCGGGAGTACTCGCCCTGGCCAGGAGCGAGACCGGATCGCTGTAGAG encodes:
- a CDS encoding DUF2071 domain-containing protein codes for the protein MQQPEPVTPDAPTAMGFPLLTQRWLDLSFIHWAVEPEVVAGHLPRGTFPDTLGGVTYVGLVAFRMHRVGWFRLPGVPYLGTFPETNVRLYSVDTLGRRGVVFRSMDASRLIPVAMGRLAFRLPYLWSRMSVRSTAGTVTYTSSRRRLGPRDVRSRIVVRPGERIEEPTELEHFLTARWGMHNVFFGGATAYLPNHHPRWPLHRAELITCEENLVAAAGLPAPAEAPASVLYSPGVPVLLGRPRRPAGIPTP
- a CDS encoding DMT family transporter, with product MGIVLPTLFAVLAATSNALATVLQRRAALTVPQSHGFRPGLILDLLRRPVWLAGMLTVIAAGVWQAIALATGPLSLVQPLFVLELPLALLFAALMARRRPPAVLLLELSVVVAGLGLALLSAAPAGNRTHVAIDRWLPVLAACAGAAVALTAVGLSRPPGRFRAACVGAATAICFALTAGLMKTSVHILTDEGIGGFLASWQTYAFGASGVCAVLLLEHAMQGGPLIASQPALTLGDATVSFLLGVLVYEEHVRAGWWLLPQLLGIGLIAAGVLALARSETGSL